The following is a genomic window from Nocardioides thalensis.
GCTGAGCTTCCGGTCCTTCTTGCGGTTCTTCCAGCCCCGCTGCGCGCCGAGCTTCATCAGCCACAGGCCGAGGAGGATCAGGACGCCGGAGGCAACGCCGAAGAGGAACAGCACCTCGGCCGGCATGTTGACGTTGATCAGCTCGTTGGTGAGCGAGCCGCCCTCGCTGTCGTAGCCCGACCCGAACAGGCCGGCCAGGAGGATGCAGACGCCGAGGAGCACGAGGACCAGCCCGAAGAGCACCATGCCGGGCAACCTACCGCTCCGGAGCCCCCGCGAGGAGCACGTCGAGCAGGCGGACGGCGCCGTCCTTGTCGAGCGGGTCGTTGCCGTTGCCGCACTTGGGCGACTGGATGCATGACGGGCAGCCGGCGGCGCACTCGCAGGCGACGATCGCGTCGCGGGTCGCGGTCAGCCACTCCTCGGCCGCGCGGTAGCCGCGCTCGGAGAACCCGGCGCCGCCCGGGTGGCCGTCGTGGACGAACACGGTGAGCACCCCGGTGTCGGGGTGGCGCGCGGTCGACACCCCGCCGATGTCCCACCGATCGCAGGTGGCGAACAGCGGGAGCAGCCCGATCGAGCAGTGCTCGGCGGCGTGGGCGGCGCCCGGCAGGTCGGCCCGCAGCAGGCCGGCGTCGTCGAGCAGCTCGTCCGGGACGGTCCACCACACGGCGGTGGTGCGCAGGGTGCGCTCGGGGAGGTCGAGCCGGGTCTCGTCGAGCACCTCGCCGGTCGACGTACGGCGCCGGAGGTAGGACGTGACCTGGCTCGACACGTCGACGGTGCCGACCGCGAGCCGACACGGCCCCCAGCGCCGGTGCTCCCGCTCGGCCACGATCGTGATGTCGGTGACCTCGCGGGCGGTCGTCGTGTAGTCGACGTCGGCGCGGCGCATCACGGCGACGTGCTCGTCGAGGTCGAGCTCGTCGACGATCCAGGTCTCTCCGCGGTGCACGTAGACCGCACCCGCGTGGGCGGTGGAGTGCGCCCGGGCGCCGTCGACCGTGCCCACGACGCGGCCGGTGCTGCCGTCGACCAGCTGCACCTGGGCGCCCCCGGCCGAGCGGATGTCGGCGAGGTCGGCGGCGCGGCCTCGGTCGGTCCAGAACCAGCCCTGGGCCCGGCGGCGCAGGAGACCGGCCTCCACCAGGTCGGCCAGCAGGTCGCGGGTCGTGGGACCGAACAGGGGCAGGTCGGCGACCGTGAGCGGCAGCTCCTGCGCGGCGGCGCACAGGTGCGGGCCGAGGACGTAGGGGTTGCCCGGGTCGAACACGGTGCCCTCGACCGGCCGCCCGAGCAACGCGTCGGGGTGGTGGACGAGGTAGGTGTCGAGCGGGTCGTCGCGCGCCACCAGCATCCCGAGGGCGCCGCCGCCCGTGCGGCCCGCGCGTCCGACCTGCTGCCAGAACGCCGCCCGGGTGCCGGGGAACCCGGTGACCACGACCGCGTCGAGGCCGCTGATGTCGATGCCGAGCTCGAGCGCGTTGGTGGCCGCCATGCCGAGCAGCCGCCCGCTGCGCAGGTCGTCCTCGAGCGCTCGGCGCTCCTCGGGGAGGTAGCCGCCGCGGTAGGAGTCGACCCGGGCCGCGAGCGCGGGGTCGACCTCCTCGAGCAGCTCGCCCGCCCGCCGGGCCACCTGCTCGACGCCGCGGCGGGAGCGCACGAAGGCGAGCGTCCGCACGTCCTGGACGACCAGGTCGGCGAGCAGGTCGGCGGTCTCCGCAGGGGCGGGCCGGCGTACGGGCGCTCCATGCTCGCCCGTGTACGGCGTGAGCGGCGGCTCCCACAGCGCGACCGCGACCTCGCCCCTCGGCGATGCGTCGTCGGCGACCTCGAGGACGTCGTGACCGGTGAGCCGCGCGGCCGCGAGGCCGGGCTCCGCCACCGTCGCCGAGGCGAGCACGAACGTCGGGTCGGAGCCGTGGGCTGCGCAGACCCGCCGCAGCCGGCGGAGCACCTGGGCGACGTGGGCGCCGAACACGCCGCGGTAGTGGTGGCACTCGTCGACGACGACGTAGCGCAGGGTGCCGAAGAAGCGCGACCACCGCTCGTGGCCCGGCAGCAGGGATCGGTGCAGCATGTCGGGGTTGGTCAACACGTACTCGCCGTGGTCGCGCGTCCACTCGCGCTGCTCCTGCGGGCTGTCGCCGTCGTGGGTGGCGACGCGTACGTCGAGCCCGAGGTCGGCGATCGCGGAGCGCTGGTCCTGCGCGAGCGCCTTGGTCGGCGCGACGTAGAGGACGCTCGCGCCGCGCTGGCCCCGCGGCCCGCGGGCGGCGCGGATGGACGTGAGCGCCGGCAACAGGTAGGCGAGCGACTTGCCGGACGCGGTGCCGGTCGCGACCACCACGTGCTGCCCGGCGTACGCCGCCTCGGCCGCCGTGACCTGGTGCCGCCAGGGCCGGTCGACGCCCCGCTCGGCGTACGCCCCCAGCACCTCCGGGTCGGCCCATCCGGGCCAGTCGGCGTGGTCGGCGGCGCGCTCCGGGAGCACCTCCAGGTGGGTCAACCGGTCGGCGCGCCCGACCCCCGCGGTGAGGCGCGAGACGAGCGCCACCGGGTCGACGCGGTGGCTGCTCACCGGCGCCTTGATCGACCCAGACAGACTCACAGGACGATTGTGGCAACCGATCCCGACAGCAGAGCGTCGTAGTGACCGTGATGCATACGACGGAGCGGCGTGGTTTGATAGCACACGCCGGTCGTTTCGGGTTCGCCGAGCATGGGGGAGAAGACGGTGGACGACCGAGCGACCGACGGACGACCTTGTGGGGTGGGAGAACTGTGGATCTGACGCTGACGACTCGTGAGGCCGGCGGGCGTACCGTCGTTGCTGTCGGCGGTGAGATCGACGTCTACACGGCGCCGAAGCTACGCGACACGATCACCGACCTGGTCGCCTCGGGCGCCTACCACCTGGTCATCGACATGGAGGGCGTCGAGTTCCTCGACTCCACCGGCCTGGGCGTCCTGGTGGGCGGCCTGAAGAAGGTGCGCGCCCACGACGGCTCCCTCGAGCTGGTCTGCAACCAGGACCGCCTGCTCAAGATCTTCAAGATCACCGGGCTGGCGAAGGTCTTCACGATCCACCCCTCCGCCGACGCCCTGGCCTGACGCCTCGACCCGCACGGCCCGAGAGCCCGGATCCCGACGGGGTCCGGGCTTCTTCGTCGTGCGCCGGAAATCCGAAGGGTGACTCACGTCACATCCTCCGTGTGTTCCACGACACACCCTGCGTAGACTCCGGCGCGTTCCACGCTCTGGGTCGTCAGACCCTCTTCTGCAATCTCCCCAGGAGGACGAATGCCCGGGATCATTCCCGCTGCCGTGGAGGTCGATGGCGGCAACCTCGTCCTCGTCGTGATCGTGGCGGCCATCGCCGTCGGAGCACTCGCCATGGCGGCGATGTTCCGGCAGCAGGTCCTCGCGGCCGGCGAGGGCACCGAGAAGATGCAGGTGATCGCGAAGGCCGTGCAGGAAGGCGCCAACGCCTACCTCGCCCGGCAGTTCCGCACCCTCGGCATCTTCGCCGCCGTCGCCTTCTTCGCCCTGATGGCCTTGCCCGCCGACGAGACGATGGTGCGGATCTTCCGCTCGGTCTTCTTCCTCGTGGGCGCCGGCTTCTCCGCCGCCATCGGCTACCTCGGCATGTCGCTGGCCGTTCGCGCCAACCTCCGCGTGGCCGCCGCGGCCAACGAGGTGGGGCGCGATCCCGCGATGAACATCGGCTTCCGCACCGGCGCGTTCGTCGGCATGGCGACCGTGGG
Proteins encoded in this region:
- a CDS encoding anti-sigma factor antagonist, which codes for MDLTLTTREAGGRTVVAVGGEIDVYTAPKLRDTITDLVASGAYHLVIDMEGVEFLDSTGLGVLVGGLKKVRAHDGSLELVCNQDRLLKIFKITGLAKVFTIHPSADALA
- a CDS encoding DEAD/DEAH box helicase, translating into MSLSGSIKAPVSSHRVDPVALVSRLTAGVGRADRLTHLEVLPERAADHADWPGWADPEVLGAYAERGVDRPWRHQVTAAEAAYAGQHVVVATGTASGKSLAYLLPALTSIRAARGPRGQRGASVLYVAPTKALAQDQRSAIADLGLDVRVATHDGDSPQEQREWTRDHGEYVLTNPDMLHRSLLPGHERWSRFFGTLRYVVVDECHHYRGVFGAHVAQVLRRLRRVCAAHGSDPTFVLASATVAEPGLAAARLTGHDVLEVADDASPRGEVAVALWEPPLTPYTGEHGAPVRRPAPAETADLLADLVVQDVRTLAFVRSRRGVEQVARRAGELLEEVDPALAARVDSYRGGYLPEERRALEDDLRSGRLLGMAATNALELGIDISGLDAVVVTGFPGTRAAFWQQVGRAGRTGGGALGMLVARDDPLDTYLVHHPDALLGRPVEGTVFDPGNPYVLGPHLCAAAQELPLTVADLPLFGPTTRDLLADLVEAGLLRRRAQGWFWTDRGRAADLADIRSAGGAQVQLVDGSTGRVVGTVDGARAHSTAHAGAVYVHRGETWIVDELDLDEHVAVMRRADVDYTTTAREVTDITIVAEREHRRWGPCRLAVGTVDVSSQVTSYLRRRTSTGEVLDETRLDLPERTLRTTAVWWTVPDELLDDAGLLRADLPGAAHAAEHCSIGLLPLFATCDRWDIGGVSTARHPDTGVLTVFVHDGHPGGAGFSERGYRAAEEWLTATRDAIVACECAAGCPSCIQSPKCGNGNDPLDKDGAVRLLDVLLAGAPER